In Halobaculum rubrum, the following are encoded in one genomic region:
- the dnaK gene encoding molecular chaperone DnaK, giving the protein MATNKILGIDLGTTNSAFAVMEGDDPEIIVNGEGDRTTPSVVAFTDDGERLVGKPAKNQAVQNPDRTIQSIKRHMGEEGHTVEIDGEDYTPQQISAMILQKIKRDAEEYLGDDVEKAVITVPAYFNDKQRQATKDAGEIAGFDVERIVNEPTAASMAYGLDDESDQTVMVYDLGGGTFDVSVLDLGGGVYEVVATNGDNDLGGDDWDEAIIDHLAEEFQNDHGIDLREDRQALQRLKDAAEEAKIELSSRKQASVNLPFITATDSGPVHLETEITRATFESITSDLIERTVEPTQQALSDAGYDADDIDEVILVGGSTRMPQVQDKVEEILGTEPKKNVNPDEAVALGAAIQGGVLSGDVDDLVLLDVTPLSLGIEVKGGLFERLIEKNTTIPTEESKIFTTAAANQTSVQVRVFQGEREIAEENELLGEFQLTGIPPAPAGTPQIEVSFNIDENGIVNVEAEDQGSGNAESITIEGGAGLSDEQIEQMQEEAEQHAEEDEERRRRIEARNEAESAVQRAETLLEENEEEIDDDLESDIREEIEDLEEVLADEDAETETIEDATESLSEALQEIGKQMYQQQAQAGPGGAGGPEGAAGAGPGGMGGMGGMGGQGPDAGAAADGDDEEYVDADFEDVDDEEDA; this is encoded by the coding sequence ATGGCGACAAACAAGATCCTCGGAATCGACCTCGGGACCACCAACTCCGCGTTCGCGGTGATGGAGGGTGACGACCCCGAGATCATCGTGAACGGCGAAGGCGACCGAACGACGCCGTCCGTCGTCGCGTTCACCGACGACGGCGAGCGGCTCGTCGGCAAACCCGCGAAGAACCAGGCCGTCCAGAACCCGGACCGCACGATCCAGTCGATCAAGCGGCACATGGGCGAGGAGGGCCACACCGTCGAGATCGACGGCGAGGACTACACGCCCCAGCAGATCTCGGCGATGATCCTCCAGAAGATCAAGCGCGACGCCGAGGAGTACCTCGGCGACGACGTGGAGAAGGCGGTCATCACGGTGCCCGCGTACTTCAACGACAAGCAGCGCCAGGCGACGAAGGACGCCGGCGAGATCGCCGGCTTCGACGTCGAACGCATCGTCAACGAGCCGACCGCCGCCTCGATGGCGTACGGCCTCGACGACGAGTCCGACCAGACCGTCATGGTGTACGACCTCGGGGGCGGCACCTTCGACGTGTCCGTGCTCGACCTGGGCGGCGGCGTGTACGAGGTCGTCGCCACGAACGGGGACAACGACCTCGGCGGCGACGACTGGGACGAGGCGATCATCGACCACCTCGCCGAGGAGTTCCAGAACGACCACGGGATCGACCTCCGCGAGGACCGGCAGGCGCTCCAGCGACTGAAGGACGCCGCCGAGGAGGCGAAGATCGAACTCTCATCGCGCAAGCAGGCCAGCGTCAATCTCCCCTTCATCACGGCGACCGACTCCGGTCCCGTCCACCTCGAAACCGAGATCACCCGCGCGACGTTCGAGAGCATCACCTCGGACCTCATCGAGCGCACCGTCGAGCCGACCCAGCAGGCGCTCTCGGACGCCGGCTACGACGCCGACGACATCGACGAGGTGATCCTCGTGGGCGGCTCCACCCGGATGCCGCAGGTACAGGACAAAGTCGAGGAGATCCTCGGCACCGAGCCGAAGAAGAACGTCAACCCCGACGAGGCGGTCGCGCTCGGTGCGGCCATCCAGGGCGGCGTCCTCTCGGGCGACGTGGACGACCTCGTCCTGCTCGACGTGACGCCGCTGTCGCTGGGGATCGAGGTGAAGGGCGGCCTCTTCGAGCGCCTTATCGAGAAGAACACGACCATCCCGACCGAGGAGTCGAAGATCTTCACGACCGCGGCCGCGAACCAGACCTCGGTGCAGGTGCGCGTCTTCCAGGGCGAACGAGAGATCGCCGAGGAGAACGAGCTGCTCGGCGAGTTCCAGCTCACCGGCATCCCGCCGGCGCCGGCGGGCACCCCCCAGATCGAGGTGTCGTTCAACATCGACGAGAACGGCATCGTGAACGTCGAAGCCGAGGACCAGGGCTCGGGCAACGCTGAGTCGATCACCATCGAGGGCGGCGCCGGCCTCTCCGACGAGCAGATCGAGCAGATGCAGGAGGAGGCCGAGCAGCACGCCGAGGAGGACGAGGAACGTCGCCGCCGGATCGAGGCCCGCAACGAGGCCGAGAGCGCGGTCCAGCGCGCGGAGACGCTCCTCGAGGAGAACGAGGAGGAGATCGACGACGACCTCGAGTCCGACATCCGCGAGGAGATCGAGGACTTGGAGGAGGTGCTCGCCGACGAGGACGCCGAGACCGAGACGATCGAGGACGCCACCGAGTCGCTCTCGGAGGCGCTCCAGGAGATCGGCAAGCAGATGTACCAGCAGCAGGCCCAGGCCGGCCCCGGCGGCGCGGGCGGCCCCGAAGGCGCCGCGGGCGCCGGTCCCGGCGGTATGGGCGGCATGGGCGGTATGGGCGGTCAGGGTCCCGACGCGGGCGCGGCCGCCGACGGCGACGACGAGGAGTACGTCGACGCCGACTTCGAGGACGTGGACGACGAGGAGGACGCGTAA
- a CDS encoding alpha/beta hydrolase: MNVTVHGPADGDPLWFVMGWGNTPEQPAVGWLLDELADAGFRTRAVEIPTNVRRFEDEYLDPLAAAVDDGPSADSVLSHSTGGLIAAHAIDAGVLPERAVHLSPWWGLHPSQRVLFRVLGLLPTGRELVPVEPDRETLGELAEPSARDAIGLAPPFVREIRRAQSSLPAAGDEAVAFCTLTDGLVGVDAIGDRLPADRIRLYDGGHECFASPGRTAIVADAVAALRDGPGALR; the protein is encoded by the coding sequence ATGAACGTCACCGTTCACGGTCCCGCGGACGGCGACCCCCTGTGGTTCGTGATGGGCTGGGGAAACACGCCCGAACAGCCCGCCGTCGGCTGGCTGCTCGACGAACTCGCGGACGCCGGGTTCCGAACCCGCGCCGTCGAGATCCCGACGAACGTGCGACGCTTCGAGGACGAGTATCTCGACCCGCTCGCCGCCGCCGTCGACGACGGACCGAGCGCGGACAGCGTGCTCTCACACAGCACCGGCGGACTGATCGCCGCCCACGCCATCGACGCCGGCGTGTTGCCCGAGCGCGCCGTCCACCTCAGCCCGTGGTGGGGGTTACACCCGAGTCAACGGGTCCTCTTTCGCGTGCTCGGACTCCTTCCGACGGGGAGGGAACTCGTCCCGGTGGAACCGGACCGAGAAACGTTGGGCGAACTCGCGGAGCCGAGCGCGCGCGACGCGATCGGCTTGGCTCCCCCGTTCGTACGGGAGATCCGACGCGCGCAGTCGTCGCTGCCGGCCGCCGGCGACGAGGCGGTCGCGTTCTGCACGTTGACCGACGGACTCGTCGGGGTCGACGCGATCGGCGACCGGCTACCGGCCGACCGAATCCGGCTGTACGACGGCGGACACGAGTGCTTCGCGTCGCCCGGACGGACGGCGATCGTCGCGGACGCCGTCGCCGCGCTTCGCGACGGGCCGGGCGCGCTCCGGTAG
- a CDS encoding nucleotide exchange factor GrpE has protein sequence MSEEADAGHDDSEDATDAADAATADASPSTERGDDAVTETALADEVAAYDDALAKEVAALEREAVESGERVEELESSLRRTKADFQNYKKRAKKRQEQEKARATESLVSRLTEVRDNLVRALDQEEGADIRPGVESTLETFDRVLGEENVAVIDPEPGQEVDPERHEVMMRVDSEHPAGTVADVYKQGYEMADKVIEAAQVTVSDGE, from the coding sequence ATGAGCGAAGAGGCGGACGCCGGACACGACGACTCGGAGGACGCGACCGACGCCGCCGACGCGGCGACCGCGGACGCGAGCCCGTCGACGGAACGCGGCGACGACGCGGTGACCGAGACCGCGCTGGCCGACGAGGTGGCCGCGTACGACGACGCGCTGGCGAAGGAGGTGGCGGCCCTCGAACGCGAGGCCGTCGAGTCCGGCGAGCGCGTTGAGGAGTTGGAGTCGAGCCTCCGTCGGACGAAAGCGGACTTCCAGAACTACAAGAAGCGTGCCAAGAAGCGTCAGGAACAGGAGAAGGCACGGGCGACCGAGTCGCTCGTGAGCCGCCTGACCGAGGTACGGGACAACCTCGTGCGCGCGCTCGACCAAGAGGAGGGCGCCGACATCCGTCCCGGCGTGGAGTCCACGCTGGAGACGTTCGATCGGGTCCTCGGCGAGGAGAACGTCGCCGTGATCGACCCCGAACCCGGGCAGGAGGTCGACCCCGAGCGCCACGAGGTGATGATGCGCGTCGACTCCGAGCATCCGGCGGGAACGGTCGCCGACGTGTACAAGCAGGGGTACGAGATGGCCGACAAGGTGATCGAAGCCGCGCAGGTGACCGTCAGCGACGGCGAGTGA
- a CDS encoding YihY/virulence factor BrkB family protein — MSDGRSRGAAAILRAVIERARDEWIGFLAAAVAYYALVSIVPLTALIALAVATVAGDAVAGWVLAALGDTLSGAGQEAIRRGLTTATARSQATVVGLLVLLWGGSRLFRGLDRAFGRVYRTDDGTDTVGHARDTVLVLVGVLSMVVAVATVGAAAVAIALAVATELDQLRSLAEVRTALDGMMDGAVGVVAQVVLIVALLFPVYYVLPNVPVTVRDAVPGTVIAAVGWTVLFAGFDLYVGLASGSALSGVLGGVVVVVTLLYVASFLLLVGAVVNAVLAEA, encoded by the coding sequence ATGAGCGACGGGCGTTCGAGGGGGGCCGCGGCCATTCTCCGGGCCGTCATCGAACGCGCCCGCGACGAGTGGATCGGCTTCCTCGCGGCCGCCGTCGCCTACTACGCCCTCGTCTCGATCGTGCCGCTGACGGCGCTGATCGCGCTCGCGGTGGCGACGGTCGCCGGCGACGCGGTCGCGGGCTGGGTCCTCGCCGCGCTCGGGGACACGCTCTCGGGCGCCGGGCAGGAGGCGATCCGACGGGGTCTCACCACCGCGACCGCCCGGTCGCAGGCGACGGTCGTGGGGCTCCTCGTACTGTTGTGGGGCGGATCGCGGCTGTTTCGCGGGCTCGACCGCGCGTTCGGACGGGTGTACCGGACCGACGACGGCACCGACACGGTCGGGCACGCGCGCGACACCGTCCTGGTGCTCGTCGGCGTGTTGTCCATGGTCGTCGCCGTTGCGACGGTCGGCGCGGCCGCGGTCGCGATCGCACTCGCGGTCGCCACGGAACTCGACCAACTGCGTTCGCTTGCCGAGGTGCGGACCGCACTCGACGGGATGATGGACGGAGCCGTCGGCGTCGTCGCTCAGGTCGTGCTCATCGTCGCGCTTCTGTTCCCGGTGTACTACGTGCTCCCGAACGTGCCGGTGACCGTCCGGGACGCGGTCCCCGGCACCGTCATCGCCGCCGTCGGCTGGACTGTGCTGTTCGCCGGATTCGATCTGTACGTCGGTCTCGCGAGCGGGAGCGCGCTCTCTGGCGTTCTCGGCGGCGTCGTCGTGGTCGTGACGCTGCTGTACGTCGCGTCGTTCCTCCTGCTCGTGGGCGCCGTCGTCAACGCGGTGCTCGCCGAGGCGTGA
- a CDS encoding DEAD/DEAH box helicase: protein MPSVTLTYEDGTVGVAGTSEESLPGVETDDRSGTRRAAAYRYPALRDALREAGHEIDDHVLDLPELPPLDSAYSLREYQREALDAWEANDRRGVLELPTGSGKTVIALAAIAATGTPALVVVPTVDLLEQWHRELSATFDVPVGRLGGGEQTVEALTVATYDSAYLRADELGDRFGLLVLDEVHHLGGEGYRDIARLFAAPARLGLTATFERPDGAHEAVAELVGPVVYDLDPDDLAGEHLADYEVRRVEVELTDAERERYEEAQGTFLEYVREVGITFRSGSDYQELVKRSGNDPRAREALLAKQRAREVMMNADAKLAELSRILDRHRGERVIVFTAHTALVYRISERFLIPAITAETGTEERREILSRFRDGTYSRVVAANVLDEGVDVPEASVGVILSGSGSEREFTQRLGRILRPGADGAKTATLYELVTNETAEERVARRRR from the coding sequence GTGCCGTCGGTAACGCTCACCTACGAGGACGGGACGGTCGGGGTCGCGGGCACGTCCGAGGAGTCGCTTCCGGGCGTCGAGACCGACGACCGCTCCGGCACCCGGCGAGCCGCCGCCTACCGCTACCCGGCGCTGCGCGACGCGCTCCGGGAGGCCGGCCACGAGATCGACGACCACGTGCTCGATCTCCCGGAACTCCCGCCGCTCGACTCCGCCTACTCCCTCCGCGAGTACCAGCGCGAGGCGCTCGACGCCTGGGAGGCGAACGACCGCCGCGGGGTGCTCGAACTCCCGACCGGCAGCGGGAAGACCGTGATCGCGCTGGCGGCGATCGCGGCGACGGGGACGCCGGCGCTCGTCGTCGTCCCGACGGTCGACCTGCTGGAGCAGTGGCACCGGGAGCTGTCCGCCACGTTCGACGTGCCGGTTGGTCGCCTCGGCGGCGGCGAGCAGACCGTCGAGGCGCTCACCGTCGCCACCTACGACTCGGCGTACCTCCGCGCCGACGAGTTGGGCGACCGCTTCGGCCTGCTCGTCCTCGATGAGGTCCACCACCTCGGCGGCGAGGGCTATCGGGACATCGCGCGGCTGTTCGCCGCGCCCGCCCGCCTCGGGTTGACGGCGACGTTCGAGCGCCCCGACGGCGCCCACGAGGCCGTCGCGGAGCTGGTCGGCCCGGTCGTGTACGATCTCGACCCCGACGACCTCGCGGGCGAGCACCTCGCGGACTACGAGGTCCGCCGGGTCGAGGTGGAGCTGACCGACGCGGAGCGCGAACGGTACGAGGAGGCGCAGGGGACGTTCCTCGAGTACGTCCGCGAGGTGGGGATCACCTTCCGCTCGGGCTCCGACTACCAGGAACTGGTGAAGCGGTCGGGGAACGACCCGCGGGCTCGCGAGGCGCTGCTCGCCAAGCAGCGCGCCCGCGAGGTGATGATGAACGCCGACGCGAAGCTCGCGGAACTGTCCCGGATCCTCGACCGCCACCGCGGCGAGCGGGTCATCGTCTTCACGGCCCACACCGCGCTCGTGTACCGGATCTCCGAGCGGTTCCTTATCCCCGCTATCACCGCCGAGACCGGGACCGAGGAGCGTCGCGAGATCCTCTCGCGCTTCCGGGACGGTACCTACTCGCGGGTCGTCGCGGCGAACGTGCTCGACGAGGGCGTCGACGTGCCCGAGGCGAGCGTCGGCGTCATCCTCTCGGGCAGCGGCTCCGAGCGGGAGTTCACCCAGCGGCTCGGGCGGATCCTCCGGCCCGGGGCCGACGGCGCGAAGACGGCGACGCTGTACGAACTCGTGACGAACGAGACGGCCGAGGAACGGGTGGCGCGGCGGCGACGGTAG
- a CDS encoding DUF790 family protein — MITKDLLRVSRRGGYRPRFVAGDSEARRLAARVFGVYQGHVGERKADLDEALSALEREADDYKLVRGFAALLDREATFETRAPLPPRRARRVAFEAAETVGVTGDEQRPAALDRAGDRLGVDPADIDSSLYADRDANRVLAAFDPRWDPDELLVQYDLSLAQTALFDATEVRVRSTDPKALVSAAKRLGLLYEIRVRHGGGPTDREVVITGPDALFRRTRRYGTAFARLLRTVAGTADEWTLEADIDDRGREYLLELDDGDVSVPGVEPLAEPAFDSGVEADFAARFRALDLDWDLTREPEPLEVGASVMIPDFAFEYRHADYRVFFEVMGFWTPEYVEKKLAQLADVEDVELVVAVDESLGVGEEIAARDHRVVTYSGTVRVKDVVDVLREYEAELADEVTADLPAELDPDADVVAVDDLAAEYGVPTDALDDVGFPEHRRIGGTLVRPAVLDRVGDGIEPGMSYADAEAVLADAGLTDASAALSALGYRVEWEGLGGGTVREQSETV; from the coding sequence GTGATCACGAAGGACCTCCTGCGCGTCAGCCGCCGCGGCGGCTACCGCCCCCGGTTCGTCGCCGGCGACTCCGAGGCCCGTCGCCTCGCGGCACGCGTGTTCGGCGTCTATCAAGGCCACGTCGGCGAGCGCAAGGCCGATCTCGACGAGGCGCTTTCGGCGCTCGAACGCGAGGCCGACGACTACAAGCTCGTCCGCGGGTTCGCCGCGCTGCTCGATCGGGAGGCCACGTTCGAGACGCGGGCGCCGCTCCCGCCGCGGCGCGCCCGCCGGGTCGCCTTCGAGGCCGCGGAGACCGTCGGCGTGACGGGCGACGAGCAGCGCCCGGCGGCCCTCGACCGCGCGGGCGACCGCCTCGGCGTCGACCCCGCGGACATCGACTCGTCGCTGTACGCCGACCGCGACGCGAACCGCGTGCTCGCCGCCTTCGACCCGCGCTGGGACCCCGACGAGCTGCTCGTGCAGTACGACCTCTCGCTGGCACAGACGGCCCTGTTCGACGCGACGGAGGTGCGCGTTCGGTCGACGGACCCCAAGGCGCTCGTCTCGGCGGCCAAGCGGCTCGGCCTCCTGTACGAGATCCGCGTGCGCCACGGCGGCGGCCCGACCGATCGCGAGGTGGTCATCACCGGTCCGGACGCGCTGTTCCGCCGGACGCGACGCTACGGGACCGCCTTCGCCCGCCTGTTGCGCACCGTCGCGGGCACCGCCGACGAGTGGACGCTGGAGGCCGATATCGACGACCGCGGGCGCGAGTACCTGCTCGAACTCGACGACGGCGACGTGTCCGTGCCCGGCGTCGAGCCGCTCGCCGAGCCCGCGTTCGACTCCGGCGTCGAGGCCGACTTCGCCGCCCGGTTTCGCGCGCTCGACCTCGACTGGGACCTCACTAGGGAGCCGGAGCCGCTCGAAGTCGGTGCGAGCGTCATGATCCCCGACTTCGCGTTCGAGTACCGCCACGCCGACTACCGCGTGTTCTTCGAGGTGATGGGTTTCTGGACGCCCGAGTACGTCGAAAAGAAGCTCGCCCAGCTCGCGGACGTGGAGGACGTCGAACTGGTCGTCGCTGTCGACGAGAGCCTCGGCGTGGGCGAGGAGATCGCCGCCCGCGACCACCGCGTCGTCACCTACTCCGGGACCGTCCGCGTGAAGGACGTGGTCGACGTGCTCCGCGAGTACGAGGCCGAACTGGCCGACGAGGTGACCGCCGACCTGCCCGCCGAGTTGGACCCCGACGCCGACGTTGTCGCCGTCGACGACCTCGCCGCCGAGTACGGGGTGCCGACGGACGCCCTCGACGACGTGGGCTTCCCGGAACACCGGCGGATCGGCGGGACGCTCGTGCGGCCCGCGGTGCTGGACCGCGTCGGCGACGGGATCGAGCCGGGGATGTCGTACGCCGACGCCGAGGCGGTGCTGGCGGACGCCGGACTCACCGACGCCAGCGCGGCGCTGTCGGCGCTCGGCTACCGCGTCGAGTGGGAAGGGCTCGGGGGCGGGACGGTGCGCGAGCAGTCGGAGACGGTGTAG
- a CDS encoding DUF7122 family protein, which translates to MSDTADGAGAPGNDGGQFDRLPATADEREVDGRATREAVLDWWDERFGIDSGTFEGHTFWEKGKGKIWVFADGLPSPQEREGVGMTVLRTRQEHWKPTTTAVRKWGHLATRNVIELSPGEATAFAAGHDQDLPEWDGDWGYLIATHELAGGRVPIGVGLYLYDELRSVVPKGYQEELPDLGE; encoded by the coding sequence ATGAGCGACACAGCCGATGGAGCGGGCGCCCCCGGCAACGACGGCGGCCAGTTCGACCGGCTGCCGGCGACGGCGGACGAGCGCGAGGTCGACGGGCGCGCGACCCGCGAGGCGGTACTCGACTGGTGGGACGAGCGCTTCGGGATCGACTCGGGGACGTTCGAGGGCCACACCTTCTGGGAGAAGGGGAAGGGGAAGATCTGGGTCTTCGCCGACGGTCTCCCCAGCCCGCAGGAGCGCGAGGGCGTCGGGATGACGGTCCTGCGCACCCGCCAGGAGCACTGGAAACCGACGACCACGGCCGTCAGGAAGTGGGGTCATCTCGCGACGAGGAACGTCATCGAGCTGTCGCCGGGCGAGGCAACCGCGTTCGCCGCCGGCCACGATCAGGACCTCCCGGAGTGGGACGGCGACTGGGGATACCTGATCGCCACGCACGAACTCGCGGGCGGTCGGGTTCCCATCGGCGTGGGGCTGTACCTCTACGACGAGCTTCGATCGGTCGTACCGAAGGGGTACCAGGAGGAGTTGCCCGACCTCGGCGAGTAG
- a CDS encoding RsmB/NOP family class I SAM-dependent RNA methyltransferase produces the protein MNDDGGVLDRYASLVDDEAAFRAACERPLPSVVRVNTLAADADRVARAFDEEGTEYERAGWHDGLFRMADRSPGTTWPYAHGWVHGQEEVSCLPALALDPEPGTRVWDTCAAPGSKTTQVAARMNDAGVLVGNDTSLGRLSALRHNAERLGVTNLVVDQQDARNYSLNGFDFEAFDATLVDAPCSCEGTIRKNPDAFDTWTLDHVHEVAGVQKGILRRAVQATRPGGTVVYSTCTFAPEENEAVLDHVLREEDCRIVEWDCPLESVPGVTEWHDEEYDPSVARSTRIYPHHNDTGGFFLAKLRVGGDGGGEAAGDDADEEAEVAA, from the coding sequence ATGAACGATGACGGCGGCGTACTCGACCGGTACGCCTCGCTCGTCGACGACGAGGCGGCGTTCCGGGCCGCCTGCGAGCGGCCGCTTCCGTCGGTCGTGCGCGTCAACACGCTCGCGGCCGACGCCGACCGCGTCGCCCGCGCGTTCGACGAGGAGGGGACCGAATACGAGCGCGCCGGCTGGCACGACGGGCTCTTCCGGATGGCCGACCGGTCGCCGGGGACGACGTGGCCGTACGCCCACGGCTGGGTGCACGGGCAGGAGGAGGTGTCCTGTCTCCCGGCGCTCGCGCTCGACCCAGAGCCCGGCACGCGCGTGTGGGACACCTGTGCCGCGCCGGGGAGCAAGACCACGCAGGTGGCCGCACGGATGAACGACGCCGGAGTCCTCGTCGGCAACGACACCAGCCTCGGGCGGCTGTCGGCGCTGCGGCACAACGCCGAGCGACTGGGCGTGACGAACCTCGTCGTCGACCAGCAGGACGCGCGCAACTACTCGCTGAACGGGTTCGACTTCGAGGCGTTCGACGCGACGCTCGTCGACGCCCCGTGCTCCTGTGAGGGGACGATCCGCAAGAACCCCGACGCGTTCGACACGTGGACGCTGGATCACGTCCACGAGGTCGCCGGCGTCCAGAAGGGGATCCTCCGCCGCGCGGTGCAGGCGACCCGGCCCGGCGGCACGGTCGTCTACTCGACGTGCACGTTCGCGCCCGAGGAGAACGAGGCCGTGCTGGATCACGTGCTCCGCGAGGAGGACTGCCGGATCGTCGAGTGGGACTGCCCCCTGGAGTCGGTTCCGGGGGTGACAGAGTGGCACGACGAGGAGTACGACCCGAGCGTCGCGAGGTCGACGCGGATCTACCCGCACCACAACGACACGGGCGGGTTCTTCCTCGCGAAGCTTCGCGTGGGTGGCGACGGGGGCGGAGAGGCCGCCGGCGACGACGCGGACGAGGAAGCGGAGGTGGCGGCATGA
- a CDS encoding proteasome assembly chaperone family protein, with the protein MGHIDVVSERSFDDPVLVEGLPGVGLVGKIVADHLVETLDMELYATVHCDGLPAAAAYAAGDRAVTTPVRLYADADADLLVLQSDVPVTPDAAEEFAGCIEGWFREESVTPLYIAGLRREGEGEELPTLAGLSVAGADAVLDGLDIAAPDSAGLVSGPTGALLAHAMETDLPAVGLVVEVDPQFPDPAAARAVLESAVEPITGVDVNVDRLDEQAERIQRAKEQLAAQLREQGEENISQAQRLRMYQ; encoded by the coding sequence ATGGGACATATCGACGTGGTCTCCGAGCGGTCGTTCGACGATCCGGTGCTCGTGGAGGGACTCCCGGGCGTCGGGCTGGTGGGGAAGATCGTCGCCGACCACCTCGTCGAGACGCTCGACATGGAGCTGTACGCGACCGTCCACTGCGACGGCCTCCCCGCGGCGGCCGCCTACGCCGCCGGCGACCGTGCCGTCACGACCCCGGTACGGCTGTACGCCGATGCCGACGCGGACCTACTCGTCCTCCAGTCGGACGTCCCCGTCACCCCGGACGCCGCCGAGGAGTTCGCGGGCTGTATCGAGGGCTGGTTCCGCGAGGAGTCGGTCACCCCGCTGTACATCGCGGGGCTCCGACGGGAGGGCGAGGGGGAGGAGCTGCCGACGCTGGCCGGACTCTCGGTCGCCGGCGCCGACGCGGTGCTGGACGGGCTCGATATCGCCGCTCCGGACTCGGCGGGGCTCGTTTCGGGCCCCACCGGCGCCCTCCTGGCGCACGCGATGGAGACGGACCTCCCGGCGGTCGGACTGGTCGTCGAGGTCGACCCGCAGTTCCCGGACCCCGCCGCCGCCCGCGCCGTTCTCGAGTCCGCCGTCGAGCCGATCACGGGCGTCGACGTGAACGTCGACCGGTTGGACGAGCAGGCCGAGCGCATCCAGCGCGCGAAAGAACAGCTCGCCGCGCAGCTCCGAGAGCAGGGGGAAGAGAACATCTCACAGGCACAGCGGCTCCGGATGTACCAGTGA
- a CDS encoding pyridoxal phosphate-dependent aminotransferase: MTTFSDRVERISISGIREVFEAAGADAINLGLGQPDFPTPEHARQAAIDAIEAGDTDAYTGNKGIEALREAIADKHARDQGIDVDPGDVIATAGGSEALHLAMEAHVDAGQEVLIPDPGFVAYDALTKLAGGEPVPVPLREDLTIDPAAVEAAITDDTAAFVVNSPGNPTGTVSSEEDVREFARIAREHDVLCISDEVYEHFVFDGDHRSPIEFERDNVVVVNAASKAYSMTGWRLGWVTGASDRIERMLRVHQYVQACASAPAQYAAEAALSGPQGVVDEMREAYERRRDLVVDGLAEAGLDCPTPEGAFYAMPRVPEGFVDECIERGVVVVPGEAFGEHGAGHARISYATGEDDLEMALDIMAEAAEVVR, encoded by the coding sequence ATGACGACCTTCTCCGATCGCGTCGAACGGATCTCCATCAGCGGCATCCGCGAGGTGTTCGAAGCCGCCGGCGCCGACGCCATCAACCTCGGGCTCGGCCAGCCCGACTTCCCGACGCCCGAACACGCCCGGCAAGCTGCGATCGACGCCATCGAGGCCGGCGACACCGACGCCTACACCGGCAACAAGGGTATCGAGGCGCTGCGCGAGGCGATCGCCGACAAGCACGCCCGTGACCAGGGGATCGATGTCGATCCTGGCGACGTGATCGCGACCGCCGGCGGCAGCGAGGCGCTCCACCTCGCGATGGAGGCGCACGTCGACGCCGGGCAGGAGGTCCTGATCCCGGACCCGGGGTTCGTCGCCTACGACGCCCTGACGAAGCTCGCGGGCGGCGAGCCTGTGCCGGTCCCGCTGCGCGAGGACCTGACGATCGACCCCGCCGCGGTCGAGGCGGCGATCACCGACGACACCGCCGCGTTCGTCGTCAACTCCCCCGGCAACCCCACGGGAACCGTCTCCTCGGAGGAGGACGTCCGCGAGTTCGCGCGGATCGCCCGCGAGCACGACGTGTTGTGCATCTCCGACGAGGTGTACGAGCACTTCGTGTTCGACGGCGACCACCGCTCGCCGATCGAGTTCGAACGCGACAACGTCGTCGTCGTCAACGCCGCCTCGAAGGCGTACTCGATGACCGGCTGGCGCCTCGGCTGGGTCACGGGCGCGAGCGACCGCATCGAGCGCATGCTGCGCGTCCACCAGTACGTCCAGGCGTGTGCCTCCGCGCCGGCGCAGTACGCCGCCGAGGCGGCCCTCTCCGGGCCGCAGGGGGTCGTCGACGAGATGCGCGAGGCGTACGAACGTCGGCGCGACCTCGTCGTCGACGGCCTCGCGGAGGCCGGACTCGACTGTCCGACGCCGGAGGGTGCCTTCTACGCGATGCCGCGCGTGCCCGAGGGGTTCGTCGACGAGTGTATCGAACGCGGCGTCGTCGTCGTCCCGGGCGAGGCGTTCGGCGAGCACGGCGCCGGCCACGCGCGCATCTCCTACGCCACCGGGGAGGACGACCTGGAGATGGCGCTGGATATCATGGCCGAGGCCGCGGAGGTGGTTCGGTGA